In the Rhizobium sp. CB3090 genome, one interval contains:
- a CDS encoding Crp/Fnr family transcriptional regulator, whose protein sequence is MVKTTTMHKEKTPCKLCPLRRLPHFREFSREELGFVADFKKGELVVDPGATIFLEGAHSAHLFTILSGWGFRYKTLEDGRRQILNYVMPGDLIGLQGSIMGEMQHSTEALSSVLLCVFERAELMTLYNKHPSLAFDLTWIAAREERILDEHLLSIGRRSALERAAYLLAHLHQRASALHLFDGSKGIPITQQHIADTLGLSIVHTNKTLKKLSERGLIRWHERGCDVLNGQGLAALAEWEGLDPGMRPFI, encoded by the coding sequence ATGGTCAAGACCACGACGATGCACAAAGAGAAAACGCCGTGCAAACTCTGCCCGCTGCGGCGCTTACCGCATTTTCGCGAATTTAGTCGCGAGGAGCTGGGTTTCGTCGCGGATTTCAAGAAGGGTGAACTTGTCGTCGACCCCGGTGCGACGATCTTCCTGGAGGGTGCCCACAGCGCTCACCTCTTCACGATTCTTTCCGGCTGGGGCTTTCGCTATAAGACGCTTGAAGACGGGCGCCGGCAGATACTCAACTATGTGATGCCCGGCGATCTCATTGGCCTACAAGGCTCGATCATGGGCGAAATGCAGCATTCGACCGAGGCTTTGTCCTCGGTCTTGCTTTGTGTTTTCGAGCGTGCGGAACTGATGACGCTCTATAACAAGCATCCGTCGCTCGCTTTCGATCTCACTTGGATCGCCGCGCGGGAAGAACGCATTCTGGACGAACATCTCTTAAGCATCGGTCGCCGGTCCGCGCTGGAAAGAGCCGCTTATCTGCTTGCCCACCTGCATCAACGGGCAAGTGCCCTACATCTCTTTGACGGCAGCAAGGGCATCCCGATCACGCAGCAGCACATCGCCGACACGCTCGGCCTTTCCATCGTTCATACGAACAAGACTTTGAAAAAACTGTCGGAACGCGGATTGATCCGCTGGCACGAACGCGGTTGCGACGTATTGAATGGTCAGGGGCTTGCCGCTCTCGCCGAATGGGAAGGGTTGGACCCAGGGATGCGGCCGTTCATCTGA
- a CDS encoding response regulator — protein MTVQRVLILEDNLIIAMEAEEILRLIGVQEVEIASNLEQAVNAIHTERYDFAMLDVNLGESMSFGFARLLTERGIAFGFVSGYPDTLDFPPDLRHVPLLNKPFDEAAMWAFVDRLTSAGSPSSDASSDM, from the coding sequence ATGACGGTTCAGCGCGTTCTTATTTTGGAAGACAATCTGATCATTGCCATGGAGGCGGAAGAAATCCTTCGTCTCATCGGGGTCCAGGAGGTGGAAATCGCCTCGAACCTGGAGCAGGCAGTTAACGCCATTCATACGGAGCGTTATGATTTTGCGATGCTGGACGTCAATCTTGGGGAGTCGATGAGTTTCGGCTTTGCCCGGTTGTTGACAGAGCGCGGCATCGCCTTTGGCTTTGTCAGCGGCTATCCCGATACGCTCGATTTCCCGCCGGACCTGCGACATGTACCGTTGCTCAACAAGCCTTTCGACGAGGCTGCCATGTGGGCATTCGTGGACAGGCTGACATCGGCAGGCAGCCCTTCATCAGACGCATCGTCTGACATGTGA
- the recO gene encoding DNA repair protein RecO encodes MQWQDQAIILGVKRLGETSVIAEVMTRDRGRHMGLVRSGRSRAMQPVLQAGNLVEVTWRARLHEHLGEFRMEPVRLRAARLMETATAVYGVQAMGALLRLLPERDPHPHLYDALNVILENLQNPMDAGELFVRFELAVLNDLGFGLDLTECAATGARDDLAFVSPKTGRAVCRAAGLPWADKMLSLPPFLAAGAVEAADGESLAAAFRLTGFFLHRHVYEPRGIEIAAARDGFIQAALKALNAASPEAPRERPTIAAKR; translated from the coding sequence ATGCAGTGGCAGGATCAGGCGATCATCTTGGGCGTCAAACGCCTCGGCGAGACCAGCGTCATTGCCGAGGTGATGACACGTGATCGTGGCCGGCACATGGGATTGGTGCGCTCCGGCCGGTCGCGTGCCATGCAGCCGGTGCTGCAGGCGGGCAATCTGGTCGAAGTGACGTGGCGGGCGCGGCTGCACGAGCATCTCGGCGAGTTCCGCATGGAGCCGGTGCGGTTGCGCGCGGCGAGGCTGATGGAGACGGCGACCGCCGTCTATGGCGTGCAGGCCATGGGCGCACTGCTGCGCCTGCTGCCTGAGCGCGATCCGCACCCGCATCTCTATGATGCGCTGAATGTCATTCTCGAAAACCTGCAGAACCCCATGGATGCCGGCGAACTTTTCGTCCGATTCGAGCTGGCGGTACTCAATGATCTCGGTTTCGGCCTCGATCTGACCGAGTGCGCGGCGACAGGCGCGCGTGACGATCTCGCCTTCGTTTCGCCAAAGACCGGGCGCGCTGTCTGCCGTGCCGCCGGCTTGCCCTGGGCTGATAAGATGCTTTCGTTGCCGCCCTTTCTTGCCGCGGGTGCCGTTGAAGCGGCGGATGGCGAAAGCCTCGCTGCTGCTTTCCGCCTGACCGGCTTTTTCCTGCATCGCCACGTCTACGAACCGCGCGGCATAGAGATCGCCGCGGCGCGCGACGGTTTCATCCAGGCAGCGTTGAAAGCTCTGAATGCGGCCTCCCCGGAAGCGCCGCGGGAGCGGCCGACCATTGCTGCCAAAAGATAG
- a CDS encoding peroxiredoxin-like family protein, with protein MQENHAERPLQPGDRAPNVVLDAITRQGKIAIDDFRGQRPVFVGLFRGLHCPFCRRQIAAMAELTDALQEKGIGSLTVVNTPIERARLYFRYHPLPNLLAASDPERVSHRAFGLPNIQFTEAENDWPHKVSMDAVMSMRIDMPGELPEPMNPIAAMEFLDKADGYEFTEDDKRMIATGEGQLVGEFLLDRDGVIRWSFTEVEEAGRHMFGVPAPREVMSAASNMAV; from the coding sequence ATGCAGGAGAACCACGCCGAAAGACCATTGCAGCCTGGAGATCGCGCACCGAATGTCGTGCTGGATGCGATCACCCGCCAGGGCAAGATCGCCATCGACGATTTTCGCGGCCAGAGGCCGGTGTTCGTCGGATTGTTCCGCGGACTGCATTGTCCCTTCTGCCGCCGGCAGATCGCCGCCATGGCCGAACTCACCGATGCATTGCAGGAAAAAGGCATCGGCAGCCTGACCGTTGTCAACACGCCGATCGAGCGCGCCCGGCTCTACTTCCGATATCATCCGCTTCCCAATCTGCTGGCCGCCTCCGACCCGGAGCGAGTATCGCACAGGGCCTTCGGCCTGCCGAATATTCAGTTCACCGAAGCCGAGAATGACTGGCCGCACAAGGTCAGCATGGATGCGGTGATGTCGATGCGCATCGACATGCCGGGCGAGCTACCCGAGCCCATGAACCCGATCGCGGCGATGGAATTCCTCGACAAGGCGGACGGCTATGAATTCACCGAGGATGACAAGCGGATGATCGCCACCGGAGAAGGCCAGCTTGTCGGTGAATTCCTGCTCGATCGGGATGGCGTCATCCGCTGGTCTTTCACGGAAGTCGAAGAGGCCGGCCGTCATATGTTCGGTGTTCCCGCTCCTCGGGAGGTGATGTCGGCAGCATCGAATATGGCTGTTTGA
- a CDS encoding adenylate/guanylate cyclase domain-containing protein: protein MECAGCGFDIQSGFAFCPRCGAKQPISCSACGFPCQPDFAFCPKCGAAISDKAQPVAKPIIEAAPTKSEDNADRRPVTVLFADLCGFTTLSEQIDPEVMRVLQNELFEEMTQAVEAYGGFVDKFVGDALLALFGAPVAHEDDPVRALNAALNMIDRATQVGERWQTRAGVPLRLHIGINSGPVVTGGFGAVSTKSYSVTGDTVNTAQRLQSMAGENDILVGPLTYRLTRHAFAFDSLGAQTLRGKSGNVLVHRLTGPLEAPHTARGLESFGLQAPMIGRDTELSRLLTCLDLACGGAAQLVRLIGEAGIGKSRLVNEFIGIAGNAARYQGLAIRKATCSPLGEQSYGTLAAVVRSAYGIGERDDLDRTRQLLTTGFRALGLMQEDVDALLPLFLHVLGLGDPNGALRHIEPEQLRRQIFYAVRTVFERRLAQGPLLLVIEDLHWADAASLEVLRFMMDRLERSRLILLAIYRPTSQIDPLDSNRVSVTVQRLGPLNSADGQKLLVAFFGESHAKLPVAMRKRILDRAGGNPLFIEEILRGLIDMGRLHNDGQRWQVSAEDTDVDIPVNLQALLLARVDRLPQEIRRLVQEAAVVGPKFDTALLRTVATDPAAIDAGLDYLCDANIIEELRGPEAGASPTYRFSQSLLHDVIYHNLLLQRRTELHRRIGGVLERQYGAAPDRPERLAQLGHHFSLTTEKAKGAGYLMAAGDLARKTYANDDAMRLYRQALATFANEPEVAPEQLALLERLADLCGPAGRRDAALTHYQQALAIHRSGDDRIAAARILCKIGRLYLEAGRRDQAEAHCAEAEAMIATIDAPVEHAHLLQERGHLAFRMGDQAAAAEWATQALQRLQTLPIDGTTEAGREAARAMAEALNTKGAALARLGRRRDAVQEVERSLSVAEKADLQSAACRAYSNLGVLYTIVDPANAINICRRGLEVATRIGDLGFQARLLANLAVSCCTFTDRCAVEGVPAAEKAVEIDRALDQRDHLSVPLIVLGQIHQCHGQPKLARKYYEEALEVAKEIDEPQLLFPCYDGLATLSLEHDDMDEAERYFTLAQDVCTRHNLDPGTLVVLPFLD from the coding sequence ATGGAGTGCGCGGGCTGCGGTTTCGATATTCAGAGCGGCTTTGCTTTCTGTCCGCGATGCGGCGCAAAGCAACCTATCTCCTGCTCTGCTTGCGGCTTTCCCTGCCAGCCTGATTTTGCCTTCTGCCCCAAATGCGGCGCCGCGATTTCCGACAAAGCCCAACCCGTTGCCAAGCCGATCATCGAGGCGGCACCGACAAAATCCGAGGATAATGCCGACCGGCGGCCGGTCACGGTGCTTTTTGCGGATCTCTGCGGCTTCACGACCCTCAGCGAGCAGATCGACCCCGAGGTCATGCGGGTACTGCAGAACGAATTGTTCGAAGAGATGACGCAGGCGGTCGAGGCCTATGGCGGCTTCGTCGACAAGTTTGTCGGCGATGCGCTGCTGGCGCTGTTCGGCGCGCCGGTTGCTCATGAGGACGATCCGGTTAGGGCGCTCAATGCCGCACTCAACATGATCGATCGGGCGACGCAGGTGGGCGAGCGCTGGCAGACGCGCGCCGGCGTGCCGCTGCGCCTGCATATCGGCATCAACAGCGGCCCTGTCGTCACCGGCGGCTTCGGCGCCGTCAGCACCAAGTCCTATTCCGTCACCGGCGACACGGTGAATACCGCCCAGCGCCTGCAATCCATGGCGGGCGAAAACGATATCCTCGTCGGGCCGCTCACCTATCGGCTTACCCGCCATGCCTTCGCCTTCGATAGCCTCGGCGCGCAAACCCTGCGCGGCAAAAGCGGCAATGTGCTTGTCCATCGGCTGACGGGACCGCTGGAAGCGCCGCATACGGCGCGCGGGCTCGAAAGTTTCGGCCTTCAGGCACCGATGATCGGAAGAGATACGGAGCTGTCGCGGCTGCTGACCTGCCTCGACCTCGCCTGCGGCGGTGCGGCACAGCTTGTCCGCCTCATCGGCGAAGCGGGTATCGGCAAGTCTCGCCTGGTCAACGAATTCATCGGCATCGCCGGCAACGCAGCCCGCTACCAGGGCCTCGCCATCCGCAAGGCGACTTGCTCTCCTCTCGGCGAACAATCCTATGGCACGCTTGCCGCGGTCGTGCGCAGTGCCTATGGCATCGGCGAGCGGGACGATCTCGACAGGACGCGGCAATTGCTGACGACGGGATTCCGGGCACTCGGTCTCATGCAGGAGGATGTCGACGCACTTTTGCCGCTCTTTCTGCATGTCCTCGGCCTCGGTGACCCCAATGGGGCGTTGCGTCACATCGAGCCGGAGCAATTGCGGCGGCAGATCTTCTATGCAGTCCGGACCGTCTTCGAGCGGCGGCTGGCGCAAGGTCCCCTGCTGCTTGTCATCGAGGATCTGCATTGGGCCGATGCCGCCTCGCTGGAAGTGCTTCGCTTCATGATGGATCGGCTGGAACGAAGCCGGCTCATACTGCTTGCCATCTATAGGCCGACATCGCAGATCGACCCGCTGGACTCCAATCGCGTCAGTGTCACCGTGCAACGTCTGGGCCCGCTCAATTCAGCCGACGGGCAGAAGCTGCTCGTAGCCTTCTTCGGCGAAAGTCATGCCAAGCTGCCAGTCGCCATGCGCAAGCGCATCCTCGATCGCGCCGGCGGCAATCCGCTCTTCATCGAAGAGATCCTTCGGGGATTGATCGACATGGGCAGACTGCACAATGACGGTCAGCGCTGGCAGGTTTCAGCGGAAGACACGGATGTCGATATCCCGGTCAATCTTCAGGCCCTTTTGCTCGCCCGCGTCGATCGTCTGCCGCAGGAGATCAGACGGTTGGTGCAGGAGGCGGCGGTGGTCGGCCCGAAGTTCGACACCGCTTTGCTCCGCACCGTCGCCACCGACCCGGCGGCCATCGATGCGGGGTTGGATTATCTCTGCGATGCCAATATTATCGAGGAATTGCGCGGACCCGAGGCCGGTGCTTCTCCCACCTATCGCTTCAGCCAGTCGCTGCTGCACGACGTCATCTACCATAATCTCCTGCTGCAGCGGCGCACGGAACTTCATCGCCGCATCGGCGGAGTTCTGGAACGCCAATATGGCGCAGCGCCCGACCGGCCCGAGCGTCTGGCGCAGCTCGGCCATCACTTCAGCCTAACCACCGAGAAGGCGAAGGGGGCCGGCTATCTGATGGCAGCCGGCGATCTCGCGCGCAAGACCTACGCCAATGACGACGCGATGCGCCTTTACCGCCAGGCGCTTGCCACCTTCGCAAACGAACCGGAGGTGGCGCCGGAGCAATTGGCGCTCCTGGAGCGTCTTGCCGATCTTTGCGGCCCTGCGGGTCGCCGCGACGCCGCCTTGACCCATTATCAGCAAGCGCTGGCGATCCATCGCAGCGGAGACGATCGGATCGCGGCAGCGCGGATATTGTGCAAAATCGGCCGACTCTATCTCGAGGCGGGACGCCGCGATCAGGCAGAGGCGCATTGCGCCGAGGCGGAAGCCATGATCGCGACGATCGATGCGCCGGTCGAACACGCGCATCTCCTCCAGGAGCGCGGCCATCTGGCCTTCCGCATGGGCGATCAGGCCGCTGCCGCCGAATGGGCAACTCAAGCCCTGCAACGCCTGCAAACGCTCCCCATCGACGGCACGACCGAGGCCGGACGAGAGGCGGCGCGCGCGATGGCAGAGGCGCTGAACACCAAGGGCGCAGCACTTGCGCGCCTCGGCCGCCGTCGCGATGCCGTGCAGGAAGTGGAGCGCAGCTTGTCCGTAGCCGAAAAGGCCGATCTGCAAAGTGCCGCCTGTCGCGCCTATTCCAATCTCGGCGTGCTCTACACCATTGTCGATCCGGCCAACGCCATCAATATCTGCCGGCGCGGGCTTGAGGTCGCAACCCGCATCGGCGATCTCGGCTTCCAGGCGCGCCTTCTCGCCAACCTCGCCGTTTCCTGCTGCACCTTTACCGACCGCTGCGCTGTCGAGGGCGTGCCGGCAGCGGAGAAAGCGGTGGAAATCGACCGGGCGCTCGATCAGCGCGACCACCTCTCCGTCCCCTTGATTGTCCTCGGGCAGATCCATCAGTGCCACGGACAGCCGAAGCTAGCTCGTAAGTATTACGAGGAAGCCCTTGAGGTTGCGAAGGAAATCGACGAACCGCAACTGCTATTTCCATGCTATGATGGCTTGGCGACACTGAGCCTTGAGCATGACGACATGGACGAGGCGGAACGGTATTTCACGCTGGCGCAGGATGTGTGCACCCGTCACAACCTTGATCCCGGCACACTCGTCGTATTGCCGTTTCTCGACTGA